Proteins from a single region of Paraglaciecola sp. T6c:
- a CDS encoding SDR family oxidoreductase — MGYQSCLRANSFAGQTYVVTGGGSGIGRCTAHELASLGASVVLLGRNLEKLQRTSNEIIDDGGSADYFALDIRDEEQVITTVSAILKAHEHVHGLLNIAGGQFRAPLEAISKKGFESVVQTNLVGGFLMARELFKQHFKAHGGSIVNITADNKNGMPGMGHSGAARAGVENLTKTAAWEWGRYGVRVNTVAPGWVASSGLDTYPQEMQAAINNLKYAVPLGRIASEAEISALICFLMSPGANFISGQSMWVDGAASMGSAPALAPLGQTAPVNSTTWDGFHRSAPPKVLR; from the coding sequence ATGGGCTATCAATCTTGCTTAAGGGCAAACAGCTTTGCTGGGCAAACATACGTCGTCACGGGCGGCGGCAGTGGAATTGGTCGCTGCACCGCCCATGAATTGGCAAGTTTAGGGGCGAGCGTAGTTCTGCTTGGGCGCAATCTAGAAAAATTGCAGCGCACCAGTAATGAGATCATCGATGATGGCGGAAGTGCAGACTATTTCGCTCTGGATATCCGCGATGAAGAGCAGGTCATCACCACTGTAAGCGCCATTTTAAAAGCCCATGAGCATGTGCATGGCTTGTTGAATATTGCTGGAGGGCAATTTCGCGCGCCACTAGAGGCCATCAGCAAAAAAGGCTTTGAAAGTGTGGTGCAAACCAACCTTGTGGGCGGCTTTTTGATGGCCAGAGAGCTGTTCAAACAGCACTTCAAAGCCCATGGCGGCAGCATAGTCAATATCACCGCGGATAACAAAAACGGCATGCCGGGTATGGGGCACTCTGGTGCTGCCCGCGCAGGTGTCGAAAACCTCACTAAAACGGCCGCGTGGGAATGGGGCCGATATGGCGTGCGAGTGAATACGGTGGCACCGGGTTGGGTGGCCTCTTCTGGCCTTGATACCTACCCCCAAGAGATGCAGGCCGCGATAAACAATCTAAAATATGCAGTCCCCCTAGGGCGTATTGCTAGCGAAGCAGAAATCTCTGCGCTGATTTGTTTTTTAATGAGCCCTGGAGCCAACTTTATCAGTGGCCAATCTATGTGGGTGGACGGCGCAGCCAGTATGGGCTCAGCCCCTGCACTTGCACCACTTGGCCAAACCGCACCTGTTAACAGCACAACGTGGGACGGCTTTCATCGCTCAGCGCCGCCCAAGGTTTTGCGCTAA
- a CDS encoding enoyl-CoA hydratase/isomerase family protein, with amino-acid sequence MSNVSQKQYREILVSLAQGVLTITFNRPHKKNAMNLALVNDVMAVFSDIAEDSSVRAVVIRGSEGNFCAGGDISDMHSDAASEQDKQQAIWHFNRSFGRMVAQVNQAPQVVVTQLEGAVLGGGFGLACVSDIAIAHQSAFFAMPETGLGVVPAQIAPFVVTRIGLTQARRLALLGERVGADQSQALGIVHFVCETQEALQAQLNEVLKHVRRGAPKANANTKALMLKVGTIALDTLLDEAADVFTQALASDEGKEGTQAFMQKRKPSWCE; translated from the coding sequence ATGTCGAATGTAAGCCAAAAGCAGTACCGAGAAATTTTAGTCAGCCTTGCTCAAGGGGTGTTAACCATTACCTTTAATCGGCCACACAAGAAAAACGCGATGAATTTGGCCTTAGTCAATGACGTTATGGCGGTATTTAGCGATATAGCCGAAGACAGCTCGGTGCGTGCAGTGGTTATTCGCGGTAGCGAAGGCAATTTCTGTGCGGGCGGTGATATTTCAGATATGCACAGCGACGCGGCCAGTGAACAAGATAAGCAACAGGCTATTTGGCATTTCAACCGCAGCTTCGGGCGCATGGTCGCCCAAGTAAATCAGGCGCCCCAAGTGGTTGTTACCCAGCTTGAAGGCGCTGTGTTAGGCGGCGGATTTGGCTTGGCGTGCGTGTCTGATATTGCTATCGCCCATCAAAGTGCTTTTTTTGCCATGCCTGAAACTGGGCTGGGTGTTGTACCCGCACAAATCGCTCCTTTTGTCGTCACGCGTATCGGCCTAACCCAAGCACGGCGTCTGGCGTTATTGGGCGAGCGAGTAGGGGCAGACCAGAGCCAAGCCTTGGGTATTGTGCATTTTGTTTGTGAGACACAAGAGGCGCTGCAAGCCCAGCTCAATGAGGTGCTCAAACACGTCCGGCGCGGCGCGCCAAAGGCGAATGCCAATACCAAAGCCCTCATGCTGAAGGTGGGAACGATCGCACTAGACACCCTATTGGATGAAGCCGCGGATGTATTTACCCAAGCCTTAGCGTCTGATGAAGGTAAAGAGGGCACTCAAGCCTTTATGCAAAAACGCAAACCAAGCTGGTGTGAGTAG
- a CDS encoding acetyl/propionyl/methylcrotonyl-CoA carboxylase subunit alpha, with amino-acid sequence MSTEQMINIQNSDTQAGATQSHGLKKQNQFHKILIANRGEIALRVIRTARQMGYRTVAVYSEADKDAAHVLAADQAVCVGPASVSESYLMIDNIIAAAHKTQADAIHPGYGFLSENPAFARACDAAGIQFIGPDASAIELMGSKRLSKVAMLDAGVPCIPGYQGAEQSDQVLVKKAADVGFPIMVKASAGGGGRGMRLVTEQGELAAQIKTARSEALSAFGSGELILERAVLAPRHIEIQIFADSHGNTVYLGERDCSIQRRHQKVVEEAPSPFVDEELRERMGQAAVSAAKACGYQGAGTVEFLVDSDKNFYFLEMNTRLQVEHPVTELITGLDLVEWQLRVAAGEALPLTQQEVNFNGHAIEVRLYAEDPRQRFMPQTGNILVWQYPEREGIRVDHGINTGDTVSAHYDPMLAKVIAYGPDRATAARRLASGIEDIQLVGVNTNKAFLLNVLRHPAFINAETTTAFIEQHFTEHASTQNTAPAIGTLARAAMIYFQHPLFGQHASFDQPTWSSAAPQVYHFTLKINEHIYAVQIHKQADRYLVKSETQETELTLVSHGANQAVVIEEDIRQGFSYAQQDTTLFLDDGSGHYRIDDITQQPANVSEQNASGEINAVMDGVIIDVLVKEGDAVETGQLMVVMEAMKMEHQLKALSTGRVTEVRATTGQQVKSKQLLVSISSNDDTHSDA; translated from the coding sequence ATGAGTACTGAGCAAATGATAAACATTCAAAATAGCGATACACAAGCTGGTGCAACCCAATCCCATGGGCTTAAAAAGCAAAATCAGTTTCACAAAATACTGATCGCCAATCGCGGCGAAATTGCCTTGAGGGTTATTCGCACGGCTCGCCAAATGGGGTATCGCACCGTGGCTGTGTATAGCGAGGCAGACAAAGACGCTGCTCATGTACTCGCCGCCGATCAAGCGGTGTGTGTTGGCCCTGCCAGTGTGTCCGAGTCGTATCTGATGATCGACAACATTATTGCGGCAGCGCACAAAACCCAAGCCGATGCTATTCACCCTGGTTATGGTTTTTTATCTGAAAACCCAGCGTTTGCACGGGCCTGTGATGCCGCGGGGATTCAGTTTATCGGCCCTGATGCCTCGGCCATTGAATTGATGGGCAGCAAGCGGCTATCAAAGGTAGCCATGTTAGACGCCGGCGTGCCGTGTATTCCTGGCTATCAAGGTGCAGAACAAAGCGACCAAGTGCTGGTTAAAAAGGCAGCAGATGTGGGCTTTCCTATCATGGTTAAAGCCTCTGCTGGTGGTGGCGGGCGCGGTATGCGTTTGGTCACTGAGCAAGGTGAGTTAGCGGCGCAGATAAAAACCGCACGCTCTGAAGCACTTAGCGCGTTCGGTAGCGGTGAATTAATTCTTGAACGCGCGGTTTTGGCCCCTCGGCATATCGAAATTCAAATATTTGCTGATAGTCACGGCAATACCGTTTATTTAGGTGAACGTGACTGTTCGATACAGCGTCGTCATCAAAAAGTGGTTGAAGAAGCGCCATCGCCCTTTGTTGATGAAGAATTACGGGAACGCATGGGGCAAGCGGCTGTGAGTGCAGCCAAAGCGTGCGGCTATCAAGGCGCAGGCACGGTAGAGTTCTTGGTTGATAGTGACAAAAACTTCTACTTTTTAGAAATGAATACTCGCTTACAAGTGGAGCATCCGGTGACTGAACTTATCACAGGACTGGACTTAGTGGAGTGGCAACTGCGGGTAGCTGCGGGTGAAGCGCTGCCGCTAACGCAACAAGAGGTTAACTTCAACGGACACGCCATAGAAGTGCGGTTATACGCGGAAGACCCTCGGCAACGCTTTATGCCCCAAACGGGCAATATTCTTGTATGGCAATACCCTGAACGCGAAGGCATTCGTGTCGATCACGGCATCAATACCGGTGATACCGTCAGTGCTCATTACGATCCCATGTTGGCGAAAGTCATCGCCTATGGGCCAGACCGGGCAACCGCCGCACGGCGACTCGCCAGTGGCATTGAAGACATTCAGCTAGTGGGCGTGAACACCAACAAAGCTTTCTTGCTTAATGTACTGCGCCACCCCGCATTTATAAACGCCGAGACGACAACAGCCTTTATTGAGCAACATTTTACCGAGCATGCCAGTACCCAAAATACGGCTCCCGCGATAGGCACGCTAGCCAGAGCCGCCATGATTTACTTTCAGCACCCTTTATTTGGTCAGCACGCTTCATTTGACCAGCCTACTTGGAGCAGTGCAGCACCTCAGGTGTATCACTTCACCCTGAAAATCAATGAGCACATCTATGCAGTGCAAATACACAAACAGGCGGACCGATACTTAGTTAAAAGTGAGACCCAAGAGACCGAACTTACCTTAGTAAGTCATGGGGCGAATCAAGCGGTGGTGATTGAAGAGGACATTCGCCAAGGTTTTAGCTATGCGCAGCAAGACACAACACTCTTTTTAGATGATGGCAGCGGCCATTACCGAATCGACGATATCACCCAGCAGCCAGCAAATGTGAGTGAGCAAAACGCAAGTGGCGAAATCAACGCTGTCATGGACGGAGTGATAATCGACGTATTAGTAAAAGAGGGAGATGCCGTTGAAACCGGGCAACTTATGGTCGTCATGGAAGCCATGAAAATGGAGCATCAGTTAAAGGCGCTGAGCACGGGGCGCGTCACTGAGGTGCGCGCAACAACGGGCCAGCAGGTGAAATCTAAACAGCTATTGGTCAGTATCAGTAGCAACGACGATACGCACAGCGATGCGTAA
- a CDS encoding acyclic terpene utilization AtuA family protein yields the protein MSNKTVRIGGASAFYGDSQLSARQLVDDGNIDYLVFDYLAEVTMAILSQAKAKNSDYGYAVDFVTVAMKDVLADCALKGIKVIANAGGMNVPSCIRALEQLCSELDISLNIAGVYGDDLSANRPNLNSDDLAEMQTGQPLPERLASMNAYLGARPIADALAAGADVVVTGRVVDSALVIGPLMHEFNWQENDYDKLAQGALAGHILECGAQCTGGNFTDWHLVPDFSSMSYPIAQVSANGAFEVGIVPNTGGMVTEATIGEQVLYEIGDPANYLLPDVACDFSNITLTQTGKDRVSVSGAKGRAPGNQYKVCATYVDGYKLISSFFMGGERAADKARVNINALVKRTERAFAAKGLSGYRRTSIEIMGAEDTYGPHAKAQNTREVIAKFGLHHDNKVALHFAASEIAYLATSAAPGMSGFGAGRPKPQPLIRVHSTLIDKSDVPVTVQLNKTVLFTQCYLTPESSASIEAAQFSPDAIKADVTSSDAASSESLTSVPLVKLAYARSGDKGDNVNIGLMAREAKFLPVLYQQVTEQAVAIYFAHQIEGHVLRYNVPGINGFNFFMTQALGGGGTASLRTDTQGKAAAQMLLSMPVRVPKSWEDM from the coding sequence ATGAGCAACAAAACAGTAAGAATTGGCGGTGCATCGGCCTTTTATGGCGACAGTCAACTATCGGCTCGCCAGCTGGTGGACGATGGCAATATTGACTACTTGGTATTTGATTATTTAGCCGAAGTCACTATGGCTATTTTGTCTCAAGCCAAAGCCAAAAACAGCGATTACGGCTACGCCGTGGATTTCGTCACCGTGGCGATGAAAGACGTGCTGGCCGATTGCGCCCTAAAGGGCATAAAAGTGATCGCCAATGCCGGTGGTATGAATGTACCGAGCTGCATAAGGGCACTTGAGCAGTTATGCAGCGAGCTTGATATCAGCTTGAATATTGCAGGGGTATACGGTGATGACCTATCCGCCAATCGCCCCAATCTGAATAGCGACGACCTTGCAGAAATGCAAACTGGGCAGCCTCTACCCGAGCGCTTAGCCAGCATGAACGCCTATTTAGGTGCGCGCCCCATCGCTGACGCCTTAGCGGCTGGTGCAGATGTGGTGGTAACCGGGCGCGTAGTCGACAGTGCCTTAGTGATAGGGCCGCTTATGCACGAGTTTAATTGGCAAGAAAACGATTACGACAAACTGGCCCAAGGCGCATTGGCGGGGCATATTTTAGAGTGCGGCGCCCAATGCACCGGCGGTAACTTCACTGACTGGCATTTGGTGCCTGACTTTTCCAGCATGAGCTACCCTATTGCCCAAGTGAGCGCCAACGGGGCGTTCGAGGTAGGCATAGTGCCAAACACTGGTGGCATGGTGACTGAGGCCACGATTGGCGAGCAGGTTTTGTATGAAATAGGCGACCCAGCGAACTATTTATTGCCAGATGTCGCCTGTGACTTTAGCAATATCACCCTGACCCAAACAGGCAAAGATAGGGTCAGCGTTTCAGGAGCAAAGGGGCGAGCGCCGGGTAATCAGTATAAGGTGTGCGCTACCTACGTTGATGGCTACAAGTTGATAAGCTCTTTCTTTATGGGGGGCGAGCGAGCAGCAGACAAAGCCAGAGTCAATATAAATGCCCTTGTGAAGCGCACCGAGCGAGCCTTTGCTGCAAAAGGGTTAAGCGGTTATCGGCGCACCAGTATCGAAATTATGGGTGCAGAAGATACCTACGGCCCCCACGCAAAAGCCCAAAATACTCGGGAGGTCATTGCCAAGTTTGGTTTGCATCACGATAACAAGGTGGCATTGCACTTTGCCGCCAGTGAAATTGCCTATTTAGCCACCTCAGCAGCGCCGGGCATGAGTGGTTTTGGGGCTGGGCGGCCCAAACCGCAACCATTGATTCGCGTACATTCAACGCTGATTGATAAGTCAGACGTACCGGTTACGGTGCAATTAAACAAAACCGTGCTTTTCACCCAATGCTACCTGACTCCTGAGTCATCTGCCTCTATCGAGGCTGCGCAATTTTCGCCAGATGCTATTAAAGCTGACGTTACAAGCTCTGATGCTGCAAGCAGTGAGTCGCTAACTAGCGTGCCGCTGGTTAAATTGGCTTATGCCCGTAGCGGCGATAAAGGCGATAACGTCAATATTGGGCTTATGGCGCGAGAGGCGAAATTCTTACCTGTGCTCTACCAACAAGTGACTGAGCAGGCTGTCGCGATCTACTTTGCCCATCAAATTGAAGGGCACGTCTTGCGCTATAACGTGCCAGGCATAAACGGGTTTAACTTCTTTATGACCCAAGCGCTGGGCGGTGGCGGCACCGCGTCACTCAGAACCGATACCCAAGGCAAGGCAGCCGCGCAAATGTTGTTGTCGATGCCGGTTAGGGTGCCAAAAAGCTGGGAAGACATGTGA
- a CDS encoding FG-GAP repeat domain-containing protein — translation MKILSVVLPIALLFSSSCFPKTVLDGQLSDSITLESGSRGAILFSSVQLESDEPSYTGARFHVVSFSDSVSLTIIESDDISTNLEEVHYQGKSVAEVITSVDQHFIIQFYENSDLNIVNSLIQAIGVSTDEEQTSYQFNYYFVSENKRKIYPTISEFDYSKNEAVSASLSNLEETLGVPITTPVLVTDLDNDLKNDFLVADTYFDNGIEWFVLDSESALKLKAEDTTFDLVPSIVTAILQPMTMADLDGDRDLDMVLAYQDNSFCEGNEDYEYSSCHMYVKNEGTVNEPVYDFDNAKPLSELGAMCDTFTDFSIIEFVDLDNDGDIDIACGSNDDPGWLYEFYVNVGDKNTPIFEAQYNPFIEINLLESVIPSFVDADLDGDLDVFVGKVDGKSIIYESSVNDAGEVVLAESNLTLLGLEEGNGRFADWDNDGDLDYYISGFYESPDVSYFENLAYQEVQITLEQSEERVGGAMSFTLLSTLFLTVLTLLRRNRLRNPISKCL, via the coding sequence CTTCCAGTTGCTTTCCTAAGACCGTACTCGATGGACAATTGTCAGATTCTATAACCTTAGAGTCTGGAAGCCGTGGGGCCATACTATTTTCGAGTGTCCAGCTTGAATCGGATGAGCCCAGTTATACGGGAGCTAGATTTCATGTGGTCAGCTTTAGTGATTCTGTTTCACTTACAATTATTGAGAGCGATGACATATCGACAAATTTAGAAGAGGTGCACTATCAAGGAAAGTCTGTTGCTGAGGTTATAACCTCAGTGGATCAGCACTTTATTATCCAATTTTATGAAAACTCGGATCTCAATATAGTCAATAGTCTGATTCAGGCCATAGGTGTTAGCACGGATGAAGAACAGACTAGTTACCAATTTAACTACTACTTTGTTAGTGAAAACAAGCGAAAAATCTACCCTACAATTAGTGAATTTGATTATTCTAAAAATGAGGCCGTTTCCGCTTCTCTAAGTAATTTGGAAGAGACCCTTGGCGTACCAATTACTACTCCAGTTCTAGTTACAGATTTAGACAATGACCTAAAAAATGACTTTTTGGTAGCTGATACCTACTTTGATAATGGGATTGAGTGGTTCGTACTTGACTCTGAATCGGCACTGAAATTAAAGGCGGAGGATACTACATTCGATCTCGTTCCAAGTATTGTGACAGCTATTTTACAGCCAATGACTATGGCAGATTTGGACGGAGATCGTGATCTAGACATGGTTTTAGCCTATCAAGACAATAGTTTTTGCGAAGGCAATGAGGATTATGAGTACAGTAGTTGCCATATGTACGTCAAAAATGAGGGAACAGTTAATGAGCCGGTTTATGATTTTGACAATGCTAAACCGTTAAGCGAATTAGGAGCGATGTGTGATACGTTTACGGATTTTTCTATTATCGAATTTGTTGATCTAGATAATGACGGAGATATCGATATTGCTTGTGGCAGCAATGATGACCCTGGATGGTTGTACGAATTTTACGTCAATGTCGGGGATAAAAACACCCCTATATTTGAAGCGCAATATAACCCGTTTATCGAAATCAATTTGTTAGAATCGGTCATTCCTAGTTTTGTCGATGCAGACTTAGACGGAGACCTCGACGTCTTTGTAGGGAAAGTGGATGGAAAAAGCATCATTTATGAAAGCTCCGTCAATGATGCTGGTGAAGTGGTATTAGCAGAATCTAACTTAACATTACTTGGCCTTGAAGAAGGTAATGGGCGATTTGCTGATTGGGACAATGACGGAGATCTTGATTATTACATTTCCGGCTTTTACGAATCTCCAGACGTGTCTTATTTTGAAAACCTTGCTTATCAAGAAGTCCAAATTACGCTCGAACAATCAGAAGAACGAGTCGGTGGAGCGATGTCCTTTACATTACTCTCGACTCTTTTTTTAACAGTACTTACACTTTTAAGAAGAAACAGATTGAGAAACCCTATTTCAAAATGCCTGTAG
- a CDS encoding acyl-CoA carboxylase subunit beta, translated as MALFHTQLDEHGESFKQNTLVMHEAVLEIRAIEKRVIQLADEKAPRYIKRGLIPPRERLSRLLDPGAPFLELSSLCGYMQEGDTDGSAAGGGVIAGIGYVSGARCIVMIDDYLTKGGSITQLGSHKRLRMYQMALQNKLPVIALAQSGGGDLTSLGDWFGFSGAAFAMQAKLSAAGIPQITLVHGSATAGGAYQPGLSDYVVMIKGQSTVYLAGPPLLKAATGEIATDEEIGGSQMHSEISGVADYQAKNDADGIRIVREITASLNWNDSAHPQAVNQYQEPLHDKEQLLGIVPKEAKTPYDVREVIARIADGSDFLDFKAEYDMGTVCGHMRLHGMVCGVIGNNAPITAHGAAKAAQFIQLCEQSGSPIVFLHNTTGFLVGTESERAGIIKHGAKLIQAVTNSSVPKISLVLGGSYGAGNYAMAGRGIEPHFMFAWPRSVVAVMGPAQAGSVLRTVASAKMARANAIDTDKLDALEKRTVEVMQAKSGALANSARLWDDGIIDPRDTREILAFVLDICREGQARKVNTSQFGVPRF; from the coding sequence ATGGCCCTATTTCACACCCAGCTTGATGAGCACGGTGAGTCTTTTAAGCAAAACACCCTCGTCATGCACGAAGCGGTCTTAGAGATCAGAGCGATTGAAAAGCGTGTTATTCAGTTGGCCGACGAAAAAGCCCCTCGCTACATTAAGCGCGGGCTTATCCCCCCCAGAGAGCGGTTATCAAGACTACTTGACCCCGGCGCGCCCTTTTTAGAATTATCGAGCTTATGTGGTTACATGCAAGAAGGGGATACCGACGGTTCTGCTGCTGGTGGCGGCGTCATCGCTGGCATTGGCTATGTTTCTGGCGCGCGCTGTATCGTCATGATTGATGATTACTTAACCAAAGGTGGCAGCATTACTCAACTTGGCAGCCACAAGCGCCTGCGCATGTACCAAATGGCGTTGCAAAACAAATTGCCCGTGATTGCCTTAGCCCAAAGTGGTGGTGGCGACTTAACCTCATTGGGAGATTGGTTTGGGTTCTCAGGCGCGGCTTTTGCCATGCAGGCTAAGCTGTCAGCGGCGGGTATCCCGCAAATTACTTTGGTGCACGGTAGCGCAACAGCTGGCGGCGCCTACCAACCAGGGCTGTCGGATTATGTGGTGATGATCAAAGGCCAGTCCACTGTGTACTTGGCGGGTCCGCCATTGCTAAAAGCGGCGACGGGTGAAATTGCCACGGACGAAGAAATTGGCGGCTCACAAATGCACAGCGAAATTTCCGGTGTTGCCGACTATCAAGCTAAAAATGACGCAGATGGTATTCGCATTGTGCGTGAGATCACCGCCAGTTTGAACTGGAATGACAGTGCCCACCCTCAGGCAGTAAATCAGTACCAAGAGCCTTTGCACGACAAGGAGCAGCTGTTGGGCATTGTCCCAAAAGAAGCAAAGACGCCTTACGACGTGCGAGAAGTGATTGCACGCATTGCCGATGGCTCAGACTTTCTCGATTTTAAAGCCGAGTACGACATGGGAACCGTGTGTGGGCATATGAGATTGCACGGCATGGTATGCGGCGTGATTGGTAATAATGCGCCTATCACTGCTCACGGCGCAGCCAAAGCAGCGCAATTTATACAATTATGTGAACAGTCGGGCTCGCCGATTGTTTTTTTGCATAACACCACGGGGTTTTTGGTGGGAACTGAATCTGAGCGTGCTGGGATCATTAAGCATGGCGCCAAGCTTATTCAAGCGGTCACTAATAGCAGTGTGCCTAAAATCAGCCTTGTGCTGGGCGGCTCATACGGCGCCGGCAATTACGCTATGGCAGGCCGTGGTATCGAGCCTCACTTTATGTTTGCCTGGCCCCGCTCGGTGGTGGCCGTTATGGGGCCAGCCCAAGCAGGTAGTGTTCTTAGAACGGTAGCCAGCGCCAAAATGGCTCGCGCTAATGCTATCGACACAGACAAACTGGACGCGCTTGAAAAGCGCACGGTAGAAGTGATGCAAGCCAAATCCGGCGCATTGGCTAATTCAGCTCGCTTGTGGGATGACGGCATTATCGACCCAAGAGACACCCGAGAAATATTGGCTTTCGTGCTGGATATTTGCCGTGAAGGCCAAGCGCGAAAGGTTAATACCAGCCAGTTTGGTGTGCCTCGTTTCTAG
- a CDS encoding class I adenylate-forming enzyme family protein: MNNHALNRNLIERVALGDLLRKRSRDSGEQHAIVDFPEGMRRATSYNELNKRVNQLAHGLIEKGVKQGDKLALFSTNQRDMLTVYFACYKLGVIAVPINFMQGVDDVRYNLEHSETSAVIYEAMFTELVHASTQGNPHIKLTVQMGNTKGKSDYSLEALLDNQSEQEINDRIIEDRDTAHMIYTSGTTSRPKAVESSHLALTIAALTGVIELELNRYNRMLLVLPLFHCAALAVLHPVMMRGGCTVLHAAFDPNVIVGSLEQEKIETAVFMPMMWHALLATPNVEQRDFQHFKLGVYSMAAMNSKSLEKVRKVFGCQMHLGSGQTEFAPVACMYRDKTPTEFSEGNYWGVPVCTGEQAIIDKQGNELPNGEAGEIVWRGPQVMRGYYKNEQATAEAGKFGWHHTGDIGLIDNQGQLLFIDRIKDTIKSGGENVSSQKVEQALELLEGIERAAAFGVSHPHWGEAVCACIISTTFSEADLALIEAHCKAQLGQFEVPKAIFICETLPVTGTGKVRKVELREQYKDVFGDVSD, translated from the coding sequence ATGAATAACCACGCATTGAATAGAAACCTGATAGAGCGCGTTGCCTTAGGTGACCTGCTTCGTAAGCGCAGCAGAGACAGTGGCGAGCAGCACGCTATTGTGGATTTTCCGGAAGGAATGCGCCGAGCAACCAGTTATAACGAGCTAAACAAACGGGTGAATCAGTTGGCCCACGGCTTGATCGAAAAGGGCGTTAAACAAGGGGATAAATTAGCGTTATTCTCCACTAATCAGCGCGACATGCTCACCGTGTACTTTGCCTGCTACAAACTTGGTGTCATTGCTGTACCCATTAACTTTATGCAAGGCGTGGACGATGTGCGCTACAACCTTGAACACAGCGAAACCTCAGCGGTTATTTACGAAGCGATGTTTACCGAGCTAGTGCACGCCAGCACCCAAGGTAATCCACACATCAAGCTGACCGTGCAAATGGGCAATACCAAGGGCAAATCTGATTACAGCTTAGAAGCGCTGCTTGATAATCAAAGTGAGCAAGAGATTAATGATCGTATTATTGAGGACAGAGATACGGCCCACATGATCTACACCTCGGGCACCACATCACGGCCTAAAGCGGTTGAGTCATCCCATCTGGCCCTGACCATAGCGGCGTTAACCGGTGTCATTGAGCTTGAGCTAAATCGCTATAACCGGATGTTGTTGGTGCTGCCGTTGTTTCATTGTGCGGCCTTGGCTGTGCTACACCCAGTCATGATGCGCGGGGGCTGTACTGTGCTGCACGCTGCATTTGACCCTAACGTTATTGTGGGCAGCCTTGAGCAGGAAAAAATCGAAACCGCCGTGTTTATGCCCATGATGTGGCATGCACTGCTCGCCACGCCGAATGTTGAACAGCGCGACTTTCAACATTTCAAATTAGGGGTGTATTCCATGGCTGCTATGAATAGTAAAAGCCTAGAAAAAGTGCGCAAAGTCTTTGGTTGCCAGATGCATTTGGGCAGCGGGCAAACCGAGTTCGCCCCTGTTGCCTGTATGTATCGAGATAAAACTCCAACCGAATTTAGCGAAGGTAATTATTGGGGCGTGCCGGTGTGCACTGGTGAGCAAGCGATTATTGATAAGCAAGGCAACGAGCTGCCAAACGGCGAAGCAGGGGAGATCGTATGGCGCGGGCCACAAGTTATGCGTGGCTATTATAAGAACGAGCAAGCCACGGCAGAGGCGGGCAAATTCGGCTGGCATCACACGGGGGATATCGGCTTAATCGATAACCAAGGCCAACTGCTGTTTATTGATCGCATCAAAGACACAATAAAATCCGGTGGCGAAAATGTCTCATCACAAAAGGTAGAGCAAGCCTTGGAATTACTAGAGGGTATCGAGCGCGCAGCCGCTTTCGGCGTGAGCCACCCCCATTGGGGCGAAGCCGTGTGTGCCTGCATTATCAGCACAACCTTCAGTGAAGCTGACCTTGCTCTTATCGAAGCGCACTGCAAAGCCCAGCTAGGGCAATTCGAAGTCCCCAAAGCCATTTTTATCTGCGAAACCCTACCGGTTACAGGCACAGGGAAAGTCAGAAAGGTGGAGTTGCGAGAGCAGTATAAGGATGTGTTTGGTGATGTAAGTGACTAG